The following nucleotide sequence is from Rattus rattus isolate New Zealand chromosome 7, Rrattus_CSIRO_v1, whole genome shotgun sequence.
TATATAGAGGCAGAGTCTCTTGCTAAACCCAGAGATCATCATTTAGGCTAGTCTTGTAACCAGTTTGCTCTGACTCCTTTTCCCAAAGGCAAGTCTCCTCACCTACCCAGTATTTATGTGGGCACAGGAGATCTGAATTGCAGTCTTCCTAATTGTGCAACAAGTGCTTCGCCAACTAGCCATCTCTGGAATGCAAACCTACAATCGTAAAAATGCATGTTTACATTTACATCAAACTGTCTCTGCCATTTTCAGTGCATCCAACATGTTATAACCTGGTCctttaaggaaaaaggaaatttaCTATACAATTAGCAAAGCAACATCATAACTTCAGTAAGAAATGTCACGTAGAGGTGAAAGGATTGTAATTAACCAAACTAATGTAGGCAATAGTCATCCCAAGTGCTACTCCAAAGTCAGCTAGCCATGGGGAAAGATGGCAGATCAAATCAGGGGATTCTTAACTATGAGGAAAAAATATACtcaattttaaaacttttggaggtagggagagagataAACAGGAGacctataaacaaacaaacaaccgcAGGCAGGCAATTCAGAGCAGTTGCATTGATCTACCCACCTGTGGGTGAGATCCTTACTTTTAAAGAGTCTTTGAGCCAACAATGGATTGAGGAGCCAATGTAGATCTATAAGAAGAAGCTATTTGAATCTTAGAATTATATTAAATCCCGAAGGAATTTATGGGAAGATGTTATCCTCCAAGgagtagaaaacaaaaggatgtcaagCAGCTTGAGTAAATCAGATGACAGTACAGCTAACGTAATGTGAAAGACGCTGAGGCAACTTGTCTTAAAAGTTGGACTTTTCTTGTAGCACATAGTATGCTTATGAATGTGTACCAGAAGGTGACCATTCTTCAGgacccacagagacacaaacagtaATGCTTCCTCCATGATAATGTCCTTCATCTATGATGCTAACCAATATGGAGATGCTGTAATCCTCAAATGATAGCTATGTAAAACCACAAAGAAGCTAAAGACAGTGGCAAAGTAACTATGAGGTTCTGGTTAAtcatctaaaaaattaaaaagataaccATCCATGATAATTCATAATCCCTTCAGCTGAAACATCTTTGTCCACCATTTCCAATGAaacttttattacatatattatgaTATTTACTTGGTCCCACAAATTCTCTTGGACAAGCTCCTTGCTGTCATCCACATAGGGAGACATcaactttgagattttaataAGGCAGACTGAACACTTCTAGCTATAACTGTGTCGTCTTAGATACCAAAGATCAAATCAAGAATGCTGGTGAGTTTGGGAAAATAGAGATGAGTAGGATTATATCCTCtgtgaaagacaaaaagaaaagatgcaGAATTGAACTGGGAAAGGCTTGAGACCATCAAACCATAATCTGTGATCTACTAAAGGAAATAGAGGAGAGGTCAGATTGAGATAGGCAGAGCCTCAGCTGTCTTGcaaagtggaaagaaaacaaatctcgGCATAAACCATGGGGAAATATCTGTAAAGAAATTCCTTGCTGGGCAGAAAAGGCCAGGTCCTAGTACTCTCCTGCTCTAGGGTCATAGAGAAGGCCATTGCTTTCATATATGGGCTTAAGTCACTCAGTAGAAATACCTTAATGCtcaaagatgctgagaaagaaagccAAGCCATTTAATTCCTTGTCTACCATTTGGAGTTCATACCCCGCTGAAGAAACCTGGAAGTTAAGAAGTAAGTATGTCTCATATGTGTTGcgttaaacaaaataaagcaatcagggaacagaagacagaggaaataGAGTACTAATGAGCTTGGGATAGTAAAGAACTGCCTTATCTATCACAGAATGCTCCTCTGGTGATCTGTGATTATCAAGAGAGTTAAAAGATATGACAATATGATCTATGTCGGTATCTGAGGGAACCTTATCACAGTAAGATATGGAAAGACACTGAGGAGAGTGAAGAAGGAAATCGATGAGTTCTTATAAGCTTTAGTATGGAAATGTATTATCTGAAGAGATTAAACCCTTACCTAGTTTGTATTTGGTTGCCTAATAACCATAATGAACTGACCATGTTCAAAGTTGACTTTATCTTTGTCCTCTCCCACATCATCCCTCTCTGAGAACCCAAAATTTGAGATTTGTTATGGATTTGAGTTAACGTTTGTTTtgtgttaattgggttcccagaAAATTACAAGAGAATCCCTCTTGTATATAAGACTCTGGGGGTCCCAGCCCCCACTTGGTTCTAACTGGTAAATGAAGTTGCTagagccaatggctgggcaggagacaggggcaggactTTAGATTAACACCGCCCCCCTCCCGCCCCTGCCACCCTTTTCCCCCACTTCCCCCTCACTTGGTTAAGGGACCTGAGGGAAGAAGGATGGAGTTCTGCCATGCctgggaagcaggaggaccaggctTGAGAAATGCAGAAGGGAAAGCATATAAGGGAATCATATAAGAGACTTGGAAGAGTGGTTCCAGGGGCCCCTTCCAATTactatagattttagtaagtaattattcaggagtatcagaggggaggtgttagcaacgtggaagtttgggagtggcccagacAATGAGttgattaaggcatattaaatataagactgcatgtgtttgtctttcattcaagaatccaGAACATTGGGCAGGTATTGAGGAACCCCCTCTGTGGCCGGGAGATTAGAGCGTATCGCACAACTATTGCTACAATCGTtaacttctcctcttcctctaacAGCCATCCATCAGCAAATCTTGTATGTTCTTTAGAATGCATCTAGAATATAGCCATCCAATGTCACTAAAGCTCCTAACAATGTCACTGAAGCTCCTGTGGCAGCTCTGCAGATTTCTCTATTGCCTCAGTCTTGTTGGGAGGTCATTCTCTATACATTTGCTTTATGGAAgcgggtgggggggttgggggttggggagggggtgtgggggtgggggtgagggtggggggatCATTCTAAAGTATGCATGGATTCCATCTCATTTTAAGTCAAACTCTATGTCCTTAAGGACAAAAAGGCCTGTCATAGAACAATGTCGTCTTGTCTCTCACCACATCAAATCACCCTCTGTCActtgttccttctcttctttccgaGGTGCCTCTTGTATTTCATGATATTTCTCCAACATCCAAGTCAGCCTGACACCTTGTCTGCCTTGACACATCAGTTCTCTCTGCCAGTAGCATTGTCCCTGGTCATGCACTGAactgtttctctttgctttcaaatatttattctagCATTACTCTTTTCTTTAATAACCTTTTAAGAGTAGTAACTTGCCCCCAAATTTCCAGTATTCGCCAACAATCTCTTTATCCTGAATGTTTGAACTCTTCCTATTCCCACTGCTACAGggaatattttcatttagtttcctCTCTTGATCAATGGTTCATACAAAACATTGATTCATGCAACAGGGACCCAGCACGCCATCAGcatcaataaatcttttaaatgtatattgtatTATTACTTGTACTGCATGATACATGTAGACTACAACAGGAAAATATGTTACCTACTCTgttatatattcataaaagaattaTGCTAATATACAACTGACTACAATATTTTTAGATTCTACTTTTTTATTGACTAACTGTACATTTAAACACACTAGGTCAAAGCAAATGAAACTGTCAAATGTTGGCTAAAAGAGAATTGAATTTGGcagttttatatgttttaatttaattctaaTATTTTCCTGTATCATACATAGTATAATAGTAAAAACCTTTATATGATTACATGCAGCTTTAATTTACAAATGCACTGAAATATTTAACTTTAAGGATGAACATAGAGCTATAAATACTATTACAGAGGAAAgtcactattaaaaacaaagtataaaaataCAGTATAGGAAATGAAAAATGGGTATTATTTGAGGGTATTAGTTTATAGCAACCTGggggatatttttttccttcacaccTCTCTGATTTccatattttcaaaagtaaagaaTTTGGATAGGGTTCAATCAATAACTAAGTACTAATATAGTTGAAAGTTTGGAAAATAGATTTATCCCAAAGGTTAACGGAAATAGCTTTATTGCATGTGAAGAAAAGCCTGAGGCTAATAGTGTAAGAACTTATTTGAAGCCATTTTCAAATGATGCATTACAAACATGTTAGAAGCCCATCTGTTTAATCTTTCATTCACTTTCTcctgctgtttttgtttatttgcttggtgCTAGTTGGAAGCAGAGCAGCTCTTAAAGATATAAAATGTGCTAGAGGTAGACGGTTTCTTGTAATTCATCTGTATTTTGGAGTTTCTGTTCTGCTCAgtagagaaactctgtcctgGTCTCCTATTATTCCACCCTCACCTAGGGCAAGTGTCAGCAGACTACTATTTAAGCAGCAGActttctgatacacacacacacacacacacacacacacacacacacacacacacacacacatatatatatatatatatatatatatatatatacacatacttaatTTATATACCACTGAAGCTTATATACCACTGAAGCTTCAGTATATCCTGTAGTGGCAGAGTTAAGTCGTCCTGACAGAGACTGCAGAGCCAGCAAAACAAGTATCTGGTCTTTTGCAGGAAATGTTTCCACATTCTCATATAATGAAGTTCCATCTAGAAGGCTTATTCTAGCTCAGCAAGACACCCACACCCTGTCTGGAGTCAGAGAATAATGCAAAAGGACAAGCAGGGACACCCTGTGGAACCACTTACACACCTCAGATCCTCCTCACCTTTTACTGACATGAAggtaaggaaacagaaatgagcTGACCTCAGACATAAAGATGAGTCCATTTCTAGAAGGCAGAGAGGCTTCAGGGATCCTGAGGAAAATGAGCAATTGTTGCCATAATTAACTGTTGTGGCAAAATTATAATAAAGTAGGTTTCTTTTACCCTGCATTAGTGCCTgaaccgcagtgccccaagacatctatttgatattttcatctcagtcagcaaagcatctcacccgcttaGCTCCAACCtgtatcacactgccaatggctactctctgagcctggcaacaatctctctacccatctagttcccaaggcaggttgccaccatgccagacatatacatcccaattccatggcaggctCAGTGTGTCccgccaccacacactctcttgaactcaatgaaatcgccacatgaaagaacacacaacacaatatcctctgatccaattgataatatataattgcccacctagacatacaaagccctgtatacatccatctcttaagaatattcataacaacctgtaaatgtgcagagaggaatcttaacatcctcctccctgttctctgtctcctcctctctaaaacttttctcccgcccatccttccttctcatccaatgacaggccctgctctatcttgtacctgccttcacctgcataatgtcATCATCCTACAATTAACCACAGTGAAAGCATAATGGTGTTGGTGGAAAGGGTAAGCCTCTCTAAAAGCCACAGACATCACTGAGCTTAGAGAAGGCAACTGGTGAGAATTTTGATATCAGGAAGCATTTCACAAAGTAGCACCTCGCTTTTCTTAGCGTATTCCTTTCTGACTCCTAGCTATCTGAAAGAATGTTAGTCTAAAGAGCCAGTCTTGAGACTGCATTTGTAGTGAGTGACTGACAGACGGATGTGCATCACTCCTGGGCAGCTTCCTCTTTTCATGTTttgtaatatcttcaacaatctcaaagaaaaaaacaacaggtTCAATTGTTCCCGCACATTGTGTCCTTCCTCTAAGCCACTTTCTCTTcccatgtggtacacatataaacacagaaacaaaatccaCCCTCAACTGTTCCCCTCTACTTAGACTTCTAAGTTTCTTATCTCAACAAGCCTACATATTAGGTGTGCCATGGGCTACAAAGACAGGTTTATCTCAGGACAAGAGGAAGCAAGATCCACACCTAGGCCACTGTCTCATTTTGTGTACAAAGATTTAAAGGATGCCGCTGTGTTGGTTACATTCGTGTTACTGTAACAAATGCCTGAGACAATTAACATATACAGAATAATGGTTTTAGAGCATTGTAGAGctgctgtatcttttttttttttttaacaattaagTCAATTTATTTAAACAGTTGACTTAGGCATCTGCAATGGTGACTTCAATCTCCACTCCAGGCTCAATACTGATGGAAGTAATCTGCTTAACAATCTCTGAAGGACTGTGTAAGTCAATGAGTCGCTTGTGGATTCTCATCTGGAAACGATCCCACGTCTTGGAACCTTCACCACAAGGGGTTTTTCTGGTAGTGATTCTCAGTGTCTTGGTAGGCATGCGCACCGGTCCTTTCACTTTCAGATTCTTCTCCTTTGCGCCTCTGATCAAGTCCGCACAAACCTTTTCCAGCGACTTCACATTGCGGCTGGTGAGCGTGATTCGAATCTGGTGAATCGCCACTTCGGGCTCCACAGTAGTCTTCTCGGTATCTTTAAATGCCATGGCTGAGGCGTGACTTCCTGACCGACTTGTTCCTCAGCAGGAGCGAACAGCGGTGAGTCAGGACAGAGCAGACTGGACAAGGCTCCACAGCACGCACCACAGGTCTCGGAAAGAGAGCTGCTGTATCTTACAACCGGGGGCAAAGGATAGGACAACTTTGCCCATGAGATGGccaacatgaaaaacaaaaagagcaagaGAAGGGTCTTTCACTCCACTTCAGGGCCATATATCACTTCTAGGTCATTAGGACCTAAAACTTTCCATTAGCATGCACACCTCAAAATTTCTGCCGCTTTCTAAAAGCATCAACTTGGAGAAGAACGGCAAGCACATGAGCCTTTGGGAGCTGTGCACGTCCAGCCCACAGCAATAACTGTGCTTGCACATCTGCATTTATCTATTGGACCTTAGGTTCCATGCTAGGTGGTGGCAAAAAGAGACTGTATGGCCTAGAAAATATAAATTCTTCCCTACTGAAGAAAAATCTTGCCAATGCTTAAACACCAGCATTGTAAGGAGTCTTTACTGTGGTTTGAACTTGTGTTATTACTGCAATAGCAAACACCTTGAGTAGAAACATAAATCTCTTACCCCAAAACATAGATAAACTGTAGAATAAATTTGCTTTTACACTCCTTCTTAGAGCtttgaaagaaataagagaacatccagatagttaaaaaaaaaacaactttataaaTAAGGTTAGTAAGAACGATCTCTCCAATAATGGTGCTGTTCTATCTGGATACCTATAAAGAGAAAAGACGTTTAACCTATAATTTGGCCACCAGGCTGCATGACTACCTCAGGGGTGCAGAGGTGGGTGTCTGAAGGCCTATGTGAGTTTGGACATTCAGGCCCAGAGCAAGGAGTAAAACAGTCCTACTTCTGCTGGTCTCTGGACAAGATTTTTGGAGTTTGGACACATCTGACTGGCTCCCAGAGCTGCATGGCTTCCAACTCCACCTATCCAGTTAAAAGTAGAGAAATCTAGACCACTTCCTCTATTACCCATATatggtggtttgtatatacttggcccagggagtggcaggattagaaggtgtagccttgt
It contains:
- the LOC116905667 gene encoding 40S ribosomal protein S20-like, producing MAFKDTEKTTVEPEVAIHQIRITLTSRNVKSLEKVCADLIRGAKEKNLKVKGPVRMPTKTLRITTRKTPCGEGSKTWDRFQMRIHKRLIDLHSPSEIVKQITSISIEPGVEIEVTIADA